One part of the Arcanobacterium phocisimile genome encodes these proteins:
- a CDS encoding DUF2017 family protein, translating to MRAFMSVRGGYEAQLDDEERAMIRGLASDVVIILGSHVDRELERRERITEDPFAAFEDQFEAIEKRVEDEDAETHTDFVPDLPVDDALERLLPDMSEDPELAAELRAITEESVAAAKIDHLVTMYETLAAIPDGIMDVTITNEAAPVWLAGMNDIRMVLSMRLEISDDEDAARIYERAGIFTGSSSRDGSNLPPIETEEDMLAVLYAMVTWWQESLISAVRHKALRR from the coding sequence ATGCGAGCATTTATGTCCGTACGCGGTGGTTATGAGGCGCAGCTTGATGACGAAGAACGTGCCATGATTCGCGGGTTGGCGTCCGACGTCGTCATTATTCTTGGTTCGCATGTGGATCGGGAGCTTGAGCGGCGTGAGCGTATAACCGAAGATCCTTTTGCGGCGTTTGAAGACCAGTTTGAGGCGATCGAGAAGCGTGTTGAGGATGAGGACGCTGAGACACATACGGATTTTGTTCCAGATTTGCCGGTTGATGATGCGCTTGAACGTCTGTTACCGGATATGAGTGAAGATCCCGAACTTGCTGCCGAATTACGCGCGATTACTGAAGAGAGCGTTGCAGCAGCGAAAATTGACCATTTGGTGACGATGTACGAAACATTGGCTGCGATACCAGATGGGATTATGGACGTAACTATCACGAATGAGGCCGCGCCTGTGTGGTTGGCTGGAATGAACGATATTCGTATGGTGCTATCGATGCGGTTAGAAATTTCCGACGACGAAGATGCGGCACGTATCTATGAACGCGCCGGTATTTTCACGGGGTCGTCATCGCGCGATGGATCTAACCTTCCGCCGATTGAAACTGAAGAAGATATGCTCGCTGTTCTTTACGCCATGGTGACCTGGTGGCAAGAGTCACTGATAAGCGCGGTCCGACATAAGGCTTTGCGCAGGTAA
- a CDS encoding DEAD/DEAH box helicase, with protein MSPELKGSAHSPHSASVSAAENLSPVFPRRAAWGTAGSLRAWQAAALEQFLETMPQDFLAVATPGAGKTTFALRVATELMSRKIINEVVVVAPTEHLKYQWAEAGARVGLQLDPDFANSNIGLGASFNGACVTYAQVARAPMFHRQRIASRKTLVILDEVHHGGDNLSWGDAIRAAFSVAKHRLSLTGTPFRSDTSSIPFVTYESDEEGVYRSKADYTYGYAEALRDFVVRPVMFMSYTGSMQWQTKHGEVMEATLGEPLTKDMVAQAWRTALDPSGEWIQAVLKAADERLSVVRRSVPDAGGLVIATDHKTAKAYAGLLDKITGEKTTVVLSDDNTASDKIAQFSAGTSRWMVAVRMVSEGVDVPRLCVGVYATSASTPLFFAQAIGRFVRSRKRGETASVFLPSVPRLLGLAGELEAQRDHALNRPASDEEQQGWDDESLAEANQEEKASDDLEGPGYRALSAAATFDKVVFDGDDFGSWAEVGSDEEADFLGIPGLLEPDDVATLLRQHQQDQQSKAAKRPATGPAPVMNSRRRREKRQELSKIVAAYSAKTGRAHALIHTDLRNACGGPEVARASLEEIEARIAQLQRWFVGRK; from the coding sequence ATGAGTCCTGAGCTGAAAGGCTCAGCACACTCCCCGCACTCTGCGTCAGTATCTGCTGCAGAAAATCTCTCCCCAGTATTTCCTCGGCGAGCTGCGTGGGGAACTGCCGGATCGTTGCGTGCGTGGCAGGCTGCTGCATTGGAACAGTTCCTTGAAACTATGCCGCAAGATTTTCTGGCGGTAGCAACACCGGGTGCTGGAAAAACAACATTTGCTTTGCGTGTAGCTACGGAATTGATGTCTCGCAAGATTATTAACGAGGTCGTCGTCGTTGCACCAACCGAACATCTCAAGTACCAGTGGGCCGAAGCCGGAGCTCGAGTTGGCTTGCAGCTAGATCCTGATTTCGCCAATTCGAATATCGGTCTTGGGGCATCCTTTAATGGTGCCTGTGTGACCTACGCTCAGGTAGCGCGTGCGCCGATGTTCCACCGGCAACGCATCGCCTCGCGGAAGACTTTGGTGATTCTCGACGAGGTCCATCATGGTGGCGACAACCTCTCGTGGGGGGATGCCATTCGAGCCGCCTTTTCGGTAGCTAAGCATCGGTTGAGCTTAACGGGTACGCCATTTCGTTCGGATACCTCCTCGATTCCGTTCGTCACGTATGAGTCAGATGAGGAAGGCGTTTACCGCTCCAAAGCGGATTACACGTATGGTTACGCTGAAGCTTTACGTGACTTTGTTGTCCGTCCGGTGATGTTTATGTCCTACACCGGAAGTATGCAGTGGCAAACTAAGCACGGCGAGGTAATGGAGGCAACTCTTGGTGAGCCGCTCACCAAAGATATGGTCGCGCAAGCGTGGCGTACTGCGCTTGATCCAAGTGGCGAATGGATCCAAGCAGTACTTAAGGCCGCTGATGAACGGCTGAGCGTGGTTCGCCGTAGTGTTCCAGATGCTGGTGGATTGGTTATTGCAACCGATCATAAAACCGCCAAAGCATACGCTGGACTTCTAGATAAAATCACTGGCGAAAAAACAACTGTGGTGCTCTCGGATGACAACACTGCCTCCGACAAGATCGCACAGTTTTCTGCCGGTACTAGCCGCTGGATGGTGGCAGTGCGAATGGTATCCGAAGGTGTTGACGTCCCGCGGCTTTGCGTAGGTGTTTACGCGACGTCTGCCTCTACGCCACTATTTTTCGCTCAAGCTATTGGGCGTTTCGTCCGTTCGCGTAAACGTGGCGAAACTGCTTCAGTGTTCCTGCCGTCTGTACCGCGTTTGTTAGGGTTAGCAGGAGAACTGGAGGCCCAGCGAGACCATGCGCTGAATCGACCGGCCTCAGATGAAGAACAGCAAGGTTGGGATGATGAATCCTTAGCTGAGGCTAACCAGGAAGAAAAGGCTTCTGACGATCTTGAAGGTCCTGGCTATCGAGCACTTTCTGCCGCCGCCACTTTCGACAAGGTGGTTTTTGACGGTGACGATTTTGGATCGTGGGCTGAAGTAGGATCGGATGAAGAAGCAGACTTTCTCGGAATTCCTGGTTTACTTGAACCCGATGACGTTGCTACATTGTTGCGCCAACACCAGCAAGATCAACAAAGCAAAGCAGCTAAGCGTCCGGCGACTGGGCCTGCACCGGTGATGAACTCCCGCCGCCGTCGAGAAAAACGTCAGGAACTATCGAAAATTGTGGCGGCATATTCGGCAAAAACTGGCAGGGCACACGCTCTTATTCATACCGATCTGCGCAATGCGTGTGGTGGGCCAGAAGTAGCACGTGCCTCGCTCGAAGAAATAGAAGCCCGGATTGCGCAACTCCAACGCTGGTTCGTGGGAAGGAAATAG
- the clpS gene encoding ATP-dependent Clp protease adapter ClpS: protein MSQETSETVVERQWHTVVHNDPVNLMTYVQWVFESYFGMTPTVARARMLVVHRDGRAVVATGGRESMERHVQAMHAYGIHATLEQEG, encoded by the coding sequence CTGTCGCAAGAGACTTCCGAAACCGTTGTTGAGCGTCAGTGGCACACAGTTGTGCATAATGACCCGGTAAATCTCATGACTTACGTACAGTGGGTTTTCGAGAGCTATTTCGGGATGACCCCCACTGTTGCACGTGCCCGAATGCTGGTTGTACACCGCGATGGTAGGGCAGTGGTTGCTACCGGCGGGCGCGAATCTATGGAACGTCACGTCCAGGCGATGCATGCCTATGGCATCCATGCAACCTTAGAGCAGGAGGGCTAA
- the murI gene encoding glutamate racemase — protein sequence MNNARNDAPIGVFDSGVGGLTVARAIIDQLPNESVTYVGDTANCPYGPRPIAQVRELALNVMDQLVADGVKMLVIACNSASAAVLHDARERYTTKLGIPVIEVIRPAARSALRATRNGKIGVIATQATVQSGAYEDALLTVPDIEVVSAPAPRFVEFAEAGITTGSELIATAREYLEPIKSAGVDTLVLGCTHYPFLSGAIGYVMGEDVLLVSSAEETAKDVYRALTEENILRSSDAGKPVYQFNVTGESDSFQVLARRFLGPKVAHVSHVDVPRIDSRTSTQEKL from the coding sequence ATGAACAATGCGCGTAACGATGCCCCGATTGGTGTCTTCGATTCAGGAGTCGGAGGCTTAACTGTTGCGCGCGCTATTATCGATCAGCTGCCCAACGAGTCAGTAACATATGTGGGGGATACGGCCAACTGTCCCTACGGCCCGCGGCCAATCGCGCAGGTACGTGAGTTAGCATTGAATGTGATGGATCAGCTGGTCGCAGACGGCGTTAAAATGCTGGTTATTGCGTGTAATTCTGCATCTGCGGCAGTGCTTCATGATGCTCGTGAGCGTTACACAACGAAATTGGGGATTCCGGTTATTGAAGTAATTCGGCCAGCAGCTCGATCTGCTTTGCGGGCTACACGTAATGGGAAGATTGGTGTGATCGCCACCCAGGCAACTGTACAATCGGGCGCCTACGAAGATGCACTTTTGACTGTTCCTGATATCGAGGTAGTTTCGGCTCCGGCGCCACGTTTTGTGGAATTTGCTGAAGCAGGTATTACCACTGGCAGTGAGTTGATTGCTACTGCTCGGGAGTATCTCGAGCCGATTAAGTCTGCTGGGGTGGACACTCTGGTTTTGGGTTGTACCCACTATCCGTTCTTATCGGGTGCTATCGGCTATGTGATGGGTGAAGATGTACTGCTAGTTTCCTCAGCCGAAGAAACAGCGAAAGACGTTTACCGTGCGTTAACTGAAGAAAATATACTCCGGTCCAGTGACGCTGGAAAACCGGTTTATCAATTTAATGTGACCGGGGAGAGTGATTCTTTCCAGGTGCTTGCACGCAGGTTCTTGGGACCAAAAGTTGCCCATGTCTCGCATGTAGATGTTCCACGGATCGATTCTCGTACGAGTACACAGGAGAAGCTTTAA
- a CDS encoding HU family DNA-binding protein has protein sequence MSLNRTELIAKIAEEAGITKTDADKAISALQTVLVDSLAKGEAVKITGLMSVERTERAARKGRNPRTGEEIKIPAGYGVKISAGSTLKKAVAK, from the coding sequence ATGTCCCTCAACCGTACTGAACTTATTGCAAAGATTGCAGAAGAAGCTGGCATCACCAAGACTGATGCTGACAAGGCTATCTCCGCTCTTCAGACTGTTCTCGTTGACTCATTGGCAAAGGGCGAAGCAGTGAAGATCACTGGTCTGATGTCCGTTGAGCGCACCGAGCGTGCAGCACGCAAGGGTCGCAACCCACGCACTGGCGAAGAGATTAAGATTCCAGCTGGTTACGGCGTGAAGATCTCCGCTGGCTCAACCTTGAAGAAGGCTGTTGCTAAGTGA
- the dhaM gene encoding dihydroxyacetone kinase phosphoryl donor subunit DhaM, protein MSVGIVVVSHSPALAQAAVDFALQMVPEKKINVAVAAGTDDGSFGTDAMAIMSAIESVNTGAGVVVFTDLGSAVLSTDVALEFLGQPDDVVMADAPFVEGLLAAMVSANGGKGLAEVLKQARGAYQAKATQIQQYGAGSEAEESVERNVADTSGGVEGVVRTVMIANPMGLHARPAAQVADLAGKFAADVTIAFDGGTADAASLLDIAALGVRGQDEVELSATGSDAEQAVEAIAELIATGFGES, encoded by the coding sequence ATGAGTGTTGGAATTGTCGTCGTTTCTCATTCACCTGCGCTAGCACAAGCTGCAGTTGATTTTGCTTTGCAAATGGTGCCAGAAAAGAAAATCAATGTGGCGGTAGCTGCTGGCACAGATGATGGCTCATTTGGCACTGATGCGATGGCCATCATGTCCGCAATCGAGTCGGTGAACACCGGCGCCGGTGTCGTGGTATTCACCGATTTAGGTTCGGCAGTGCTCTCCACTGATGTGGCACTGGAATTCCTTGGCCAGCCCGATGACGTTGTCATGGCCGATGCACCATTTGTTGAGGGGCTACTCGCGGCAATGGTCAGTGCTAATGGAGGCAAAGGACTTGCTGAGGTGCTCAAGCAAGCCCGTGGTGCGTACCAAGCCAAAGCTACCCAGATCCAGCAATATGGCGCGGGCAGTGAAGCAGAAGAATCCGTCGAACGCAACGTTGCTGATACATCGGGTGGCGTAGAAGGCGTGGTACGCACAGTCATGATTGCCAACCCTATGGGATTGCATGCCCGTCCAGCTGCGCAGGTAGCCGATCTCGCCGGTAAGTTCGCGGCTGACGTCACGATCGCGTTTGATGGCGGAACTGCCGATGCAGCGTCGTTACTAGATATTGCTGCACTCGGTGTGCGAGGACAGGATGAAGTTGAGCTGAGTGCTACCGGTAGCGACGCCGAACAAGCAGTGGAGGCCATCGCTGAGCTGATCGCAACCGGCTTCGGAGAAAGCTGA
- a CDS encoding aspartate:alanine exchanger family transporter: protein MTVFFVVALGAIVGLIPFGPLRLGAAGALFVGLAIGNAVPEVADSMGMIKSLGLALFVYTVGLSAGQTFFADLVRQSKLMIASIGVLIMGALTAIIGGMLLGFDHDFSVGIFAGSTTNTPALAAATSAVGNQVPAVGYSLAYPMGVIFGIIFVSLVVARNWPGKNDTESLAGKQLSAVTANVERKIELRQVPGWHEERIRMSYLRRGDDQRVVSPGEVLLPGDRVVVVGLPDDVNVAVDSVGSEVDEHLADDRSIVGFRSFVVSSKNLAGRSIASLNLPANFGAMITRVNRGDLELLAADDLRLELGDRIAVVYPRDEEAAIEDYFGNSQRKISEVDAVGMGIGLVVGLLVGLIEISLPGGTTFSLGAAAGPLLVGMVLGNLHRTGPLVWQLPLSANLTIRQLGLLLFLAAVGIASGPAFVDTAFTAKGVQGGLLGALIAIIVVGLAGLAGKLLGLSAQRTAGAMAGILGQPAILAFASSKVTDERIESGYAALFALGMIAKILLVSLILMF from the coding sequence ATGACAGTATTTTTTGTTGTCGCGTTGGGTGCGATTGTGGGCCTGATTCCATTTGGCCCGCTACGTTTAGGAGCCGCCGGCGCCTTGTTTGTGGGTTTAGCTATCGGCAATGCAGTGCCTGAAGTTGCCGACTCGATGGGGATGATTAAAAGCCTCGGACTAGCACTGTTCGTTTATACGGTTGGCTTGAGTGCTGGACAAACATTCTTCGCTGATCTGGTACGTCAATCTAAACTCATGATCGCCTCTATCGGGGTTTTGATCATGGGTGCGCTAACAGCGATTATCGGCGGAATGTTACTCGGGTTTGATCACGACTTTTCTGTCGGTATTTTCGCTGGTTCGACGACGAACACCCCTGCCTTGGCAGCTGCTACCTCAGCAGTTGGTAACCAAGTCCCAGCGGTGGGGTATTCGTTGGCCTATCCGATGGGCGTGATTTTCGGAATTATTTTTGTTTCTTTGGTAGTTGCTCGTAATTGGCCGGGGAAGAACGATACCGAATCGCTCGCTGGCAAACAGCTTTCCGCTGTTACGGCAAATGTGGAACGTAAAATTGAATTACGCCAAGTGCCGGGCTGGCACGAAGAGCGCATTCGCATGTCGTATCTACGTCGAGGCGACGATCAGCGCGTGGTTAGCCCTGGCGAGGTGTTGCTACCTGGTGATCGTGTTGTCGTCGTGGGTTTGCCTGATGACGTTAATGTCGCAGTCGATTCTGTGGGATCGGAAGTAGACGAACACCTTGCTGATGACCGGTCTATTGTGGGCTTCCGGAGCTTCGTTGTTTCTTCCAAAAACCTGGCGGGCCGATCGATTGCCTCATTGAATCTTCCAGCGAATTTCGGCGCCATGATTACCCGAGTCAATCGTGGCGATTTAGAGCTTTTAGCAGCAGATGATCTTCGACTCGAATTGGGAGACCGGATCGCAGTTGTTTATCCTCGCGATGAGGAAGCGGCTATCGAGGATTATTTTGGCAATTCGCAACGGAAAATTTCCGAGGTAGACGCCGTTGGCATGGGTATCGGACTAGTTGTCGGCTTGCTTGTTGGGTTGATTGAAATCTCCTTGCCAGGTGGTACCACATTCAGTTTGGGCGCAGCAGCCGGACCGCTACTGGTCGGAATGGTCCTTGGTAACTTGCATCGGACCGGACCACTCGTGTGGCAGTTACCGTTGTCAGCCAATCTCACGATTCGTCAGCTGGGCTTGCTGTTGTTCTTAGCCGCGGTTGGTATCGCTTCAGGACCTGCTTTCGTAGATACTGCTTTTACTGCTAAAGGTGTACAAGGCGGCTTGCTGGGAGCTCTTATTGCAATCATCGTCGTTGGCTTGGCTGGTTTAGCAGGTAAGTTACTCGGATTATCGGCTCAACGTACGGCGGGCGCGATGGCAGGAATTTTGGGTCAGCCTGCGATCTTGGCCTTTGCTTCGTCGAAGGTGACTGACGAGCGCATTGAAAGCGGATATGCGGCACTCTTTGCTCTGGGAATGATTGCCAAGATTTTGTTGGTCTCGTTGATTTTAATGTTCTGA
- a CDS encoding nicotinate phosphoribosyltransferase, protein MNHSLSTALLTDMYELTMIESAFETGRAEMPSVFEVFGRRLPGQRRYGVVAGTGRILEALEDFHFGEEELQYLREANIVGERTIEFLKNWKFTGDIYGYAEGECYFPYAPLLTVVGTFAECVVLETLVLSILNYDSAVATAASRVTIAAHDRPCLEMGARRTHEYSAVAAARAAVIGGFVGTSDLEAGRRYGISTIGTAAHSFTLLHDDEDEAFRAQIRTLGPNTTLLVDTYNIPTGVEKAVAAAREAGGELGAVRIDSGDLVAQAFQVRAQLDELGATTTKITVTSDLDEYAIAALNAAPVDSYGVGTKLVTGSGHPTAQLVYKLVARRDNETDAWIGVNKRSESKISRGGLKVAGRKTDVTGRATADVIVTVDNFDEGIEYLKEQGARPLQVQLVSNGKIAEEFMNSSALGRAAERHRSSRAALPYSAWRLSEGEPALPTEFVDIR, encoded by the coding sequence ATGAATCATTCTTTAAGCACCGCACTGTTAACGGACATGTACGAACTGACCATGATCGAGTCAGCTTTCGAAACTGGTCGTGCTGAAATGCCCAGCGTTTTTGAAGTTTTTGGCCGTCGCCTTCCTGGACAGCGCCGATACGGTGTGGTCGCGGGTACTGGCCGCATTTTAGAGGCGTTAGAAGATTTCCACTTTGGTGAAGAGGAACTCCAGTATCTACGCGAGGCTAACATCGTTGGCGAGCGCACAATCGAGTTTTTAAAAAATTGGAAGTTTACTGGCGATATTTACGGATACGCTGAAGGCGAATGCTACTTCCCCTACGCTCCGCTGTTAACCGTGGTGGGCACGTTTGCGGAGTGTGTGGTGCTCGAAACTCTTGTTTTGTCGATTCTTAACTACGATTCGGCAGTGGCTACGGCGGCTTCGCGTGTCACAATTGCTGCGCATGATCGTCCATGCTTGGAGATGGGCGCGCGCCGTACCCATGAATATAGTGCGGTTGCTGCTGCTCGTGCAGCAGTGATTGGCGGCTTCGTCGGTACGTCGGATTTGGAAGCCGGGCGCCGATACGGTATTTCAACCATTGGCACTGCGGCTCATTCGTTCACTCTTTTACACGACGATGAAGATGAAGCTTTCCGTGCTCAGATTCGCACTCTTGGCCCAAACACCACACTTTTGGTTGACACCTACAATATTCCTACTGGTGTTGAGAAGGCTGTAGCGGCAGCTCGTGAAGCCGGGGGCGAACTTGGGGCGGTACGTATCGATTCTGGCGACTTAGTTGCACAAGCTTTCCAGGTTCGAGCTCAGCTAGATGAGCTCGGCGCGACGACGACGAAGATCACCGTTACTTCCGATTTGGACGAATACGCAATTGCGGCGTTGAATGCCGCTCCGGTTGATTCTTATGGGGTGGGCACCAAGCTCGTAACTGGTTCTGGCCACCCGACCGCTCAGCTGGTCTATAAGCTGGTTGCTCGCAGGGATAATGAAACTGATGCGTGGATTGGGGTTAATAAGCGTTCGGAGTCAAAGATTTCACGTGGTGGTCTTAAAGTTGCTGGCCGAAAGACGGATGTGACTGGCCGGGCTACTGCTGATGTTATTGTCACGGTTGATAACTTTGACGAAGGTATTGAGTACTTAAAGGAACAAGGTGCTCGCCCACTCCAAGTTCAGCTTGTTTCTAACGGCAAAATTGCCGAGGAGTTCATGAATTCGTCAGCTCTTGGTCGGGCTGCTGAACGCCATCGTTCTTCTCGGGCCGCGTTGCCATATAGCGCTTGGCGGTTGTCTGAAGGTGAACCTGCACTGCCGACTGAGTTCGTTGACATTCGCTAA
- a CDS encoding DUF3039 domain-containing protein, translating into MSISDPYSAPEQPGAPEAPSLNPSSTTAVLEKTEEQKAPGDDERFAHYVRKDRITQSAVEGGPVVALCGKVWTPVRNPDKYPVCPTCKAIYEQMGNIGSGWPFGPNVPGQGGNGGGGQ; encoded by the coding sequence ATGTCTATTTCAGATCCATACTCAGCACCGGAACAGCCTGGCGCTCCAGAAGCTCCAAGTCTAAATCCTTCGTCAACAACGGCTGTTTTAGAAAAAACTGAGGAGCAAAAAGCTCCTGGAGATGATGAACGTTTCGCACACTACGTGCGTAAAGATCGCATCACCCAGTCCGCAGTTGAAGGCGGACCCGTCGTTGCATTGTGTGGCAAAGTGTGGACTCCTGTTCGGAACCCCGATAAGTATCCCGTTTGCCCTACTTGTAAAGCTATATACGAGCAGATGGGCAATATAGGTAGCGGCTGGCCATTCGGTCCGAACGTTCCTGGACAAGGCGGTAACGGCGGAGGTGGCCAATGA
- a CDS encoding alpha/beta hydrolase: protein MDFLDSLALIGTIPTFIIYAVTIGLIGAVCVLTLYKTSNRSRLPRFSATIVGLVGALMGWGYFFVWPAPFPGLVPWQIFIAVFVPLAAIIGMFTIRGRRIVLALLAIVGSANTYLVANLTYEEYASIGSFFPHHITEEMSYQQFLDRKTPPTNGSRDIGALVTIPLKGTESGFDARDAWAYVPPAYWTHPAIDLPVVVLLHGNPGSPQRWFAVGDAAIPADRYQRDHDGISPIVVSVDATGSWAGDPACVDGPDIKMQTYLGHDVPPLIKERLRVDPHQSHWTLAGLSYGGTCALQVVANNPSAYGAFINLSGYEAPELRNHEETVDTLFNGDEQAFQAVNPEHIFRQAIADGDQRFRGITAVFLSGDSDVRARRAQRLLSGLAKEVGMDVDSRIIPGNHGYGTWRRGFQQTFEEAAKQGKLQ from the coding sequence ATGGACTTTCTTGATTCTCTTGCTCTGATCGGCACTATTCCTACGTTTATTATTTATGCCGTGACGATTGGGCTAATTGGTGCCGTGTGCGTTCTCACGCTATACAAGACGAGCAATAGATCACGTTTGCCGAGATTTAGTGCGACTATTGTTGGTTTGGTCGGAGCACTCATGGGCTGGGGATATTTCTTCGTCTGGCCCGCACCATTCCCCGGCCTTGTTCCTTGGCAGATCTTCATTGCTGTCTTTGTGCCATTGGCCGCTATCATCGGCATGTTCACGATACGCGGTCGGCGTATCGTCCTTGCGCTATTGGCTATCGTCGGAAGTGCCAATACGTATTTGGTTGCGAACCTCACCTATGAAGAATACGCCTCAATAGGTTCTTTCTTTCCCCATCACATCACCGAAGAAATGTCCTACCAGCAATTCTTAGACCGGAAAACGCCCCCAACAAATGGTTCGCGCGACATCGGTGCACTGGTCACAATCCCGCTAAAAGGTACCGAGTCAGGTTTCGACGCACGTGACGCTTGGGCATACGTCCCGCCTGCTTACTGGACCCATCCAGCGATAGATCTCCCCGTCGTTGTCCTACTTCATGGCAATCCCGGATCACCTCAACGCTGGTTTGCAGTAGGTGATGCCGCCATACCGGCAGATCGCTATCAACGTGACCACGACGGAATTTCACCGATCGTCGTATCAGTCGATGCCACCGGTTCATGGGCCGGAGACCCCGCATGTGTTGACGGACCCGATATCAAAATGCAAACCTATCTCGGGCACGATGTTCCACCATTAATCAAGGAACGACTCCGAGTAGATCCTCACCAGTCGCATTGGACGCTTGCCGGCCTGAGCTACGGCGGTACCTGTGCACTCCAAGTCGTTGCTAACAATCCTTCAGCATACGGCGCTTTCATTAATCTCTCCGGGTATGAGGCTCCGGAACTACGCAACCATGAAGAAACCGTCGATACGCTTTTCAACGGCGATGAACAAGCCTTCCAGGCAGTCAATCCGGAACATATTTTCCGACAAGCAATTGCCGACGGTGATCAGCGATTCCGTGGCATCACTGCGGTCTTTTTGAGTGGCGATAGCGATGTGCGTGCCCGCCGTGCCCAACGCCTATTGTCTGGCCTTGCCAAGGAGGTAGGCATGGATGTTGATTCGCGTATTATTCCCGGCAACCACGGGTATGGCACATGGCGGCGCGGCTTCCAGCAAACCTTCGAAGAAGCAGCTAAACAAGGAAAACTCCAATAA